The Bacteroidota bacterium genome contains a region encoding:
- a CDS encoding DUF433 domain-containing protein, whose product MKHYSEIITIDAQVRFGKPTIRGMRISVYDILGWFASGMTSKEIIEDYPELTEEDIKAALSYAADREHKIRIAS is encoded by the coding sequence ATGAAACATTATTCTGAAATTATTACAATTGACGCTCAAGTTCGATTTGGAAAGCCCACTATCAGGGGAATGAGAATTAGCGTATACGATATTTTGGGCTGGTTTGCTTCGGGAATGACCTCTAAGGAAATTATTGAAGACTATCCTGAGCTGACAGAAGAAGACATTAAAGCTGCGCTTTCTTATGCTGCTGACAGAGAACACAAAATACGAATTGCTTCGTGA
- a CDS encoding type II toxin-antitoxin system VapC family toxin, with product MAFLLDTHAFLWFVSGDKQLPETVKAKIMDINEPCFLSVASLWEITIKKQIGKLTLDISLEELFEYAERNQIEIIQITYDHFLTLEKLPGHHNDPFDRLIVSQAIAENLTLISKDKGLKKYKIKQQWT from the coding sequence ATGGCTTTCTTGCTCGACACTCACGCTTTTCTTTGGTTTGTTTCTGGCGACAAACAGCTTCCTGAGACTGTCAAAGCTAAAATCATGGACATTAATGAACCATGTTTTTTGAGTGTAGCAAGTTTGTGGGAAATTACTATCAAAAAACAAATTGGTAAGTTGACACTTGACATTTCACTCGAAGAATTATTTGAGTATGCAGAAAGAAATCAAATTGAGATAATTCAAATTACCTATGATCACTTTTTAACCCTTGAAAAATTACCAGGACATCACAATGATCCATTTGACAGGTTAATAGTTTCTCAAGCGATTGCTGAAAACTTAACACTTATATCGAAAGACAAAGGACTTAAAAAGTATAAGATTAAACAGCAGTGGACATAG
- a CDS encoding CotH kinase family protein encodes MINIKIVLIALLALIVNETFGQLVINEGSNKNYSTISDEDGDFEDWIEIYNSGATAIDLFNYSLSDNSNPGEWVFPHQIIQPNQFIIVFCSEKDRFSSSPFTNVLTDSTFTPQAGWNTHHFSTPFYWDGVSNIILNLCTYNPFYQCNTIHSQSATTYNSATIALNYPNSACGFSGGSNAQQRPNIRFNSSIVGTGIIQNGYYDYPSAYSNWYEGARQQYLYTASELVSAGLSAGNIDSMAFDVIATCPTNFQLFDISLANTGINSLPSNFITANGNFNHTNFKISSNGETIKLYNPSNIQISSLNVNCGPGYDVSAGSFPDATVTIKKFSEPTPGASNNGSIPAVNYAMAPVLSVSSGIYTSAFSVNISDPNTPAASIYYTLNGCDPDTNSILWNGIPISVSQTTILRARSFLNGYIPSTITSASYLFNLNHTTPIISVISDSLNLFGPTGMFDNPTLDLLKASSIDYFDSTANHNLLFSRRAGIIMDGGWGSRGNPQRPFRIKLDDGVLGQGPAIGTFLSDRPNRNQYSDFYLFNGGGNYMVLPFKDAVQVKMMGEGTNSYYAASRPVSVYINGEYWGLYDMKEKFNTEMFEIYDGAIENTIDILGSSANYGFQLRAIEGNVEPFFEANDSISQINPLDSNFWTQADQYVDMIYYNDYIIAELWMNNVDWGANYNNIKIYRSNATNYRWRYCLFDLEYGLLPNHGWLNGANNYNCTTDLLGGIINHQTVDPGNPHFNVFWRGLQNDRFRNYFINRFADQMNTVYLPSRLLAIENSMYNQTLPEMPAHFARWGDPNNVSAHMNGYLQYHQLFSDELACRPDNMRNQIQSNFNLPQQVQVELDVFPSNGGKINISTISPDSYPWNGIYFDGVPIQIEALAMPGYQFSHWESNGLITDTLNAVFLDTLTIAAINFKAHFVSTLGIDELKPSVFHIYPNPTSEHLTIKLKENIGKINQFSVYDVLGKEYHLDNKQNGTTEYWINVSSLGPGFYLIKCQTDDGKLYHGVFIKQ; translated from the coding sequence ATGATCAACATTAAAATAGTCTTAATCGCTCTATTGGCGCTTATTGTAAACGAAACTTTCGGACAATTAGTAATCAATGAAGGTAGTAATAAAAACTACTCAACCATCAGTGACGAAGATGGTGATTTTGAGGATTGGATAGAAATATACAATTCTGGTGCAACCGCTATTGACCTATTCAATTACAGTCTAAGCGATAATTCGAATCCCGGTGAATGGGTATTTCCGCATCAGATTATTCAGCCAAATCAATTCATTATAGTTTTTTGTAGCGAGAAGGACAGATTTTCATCATCTCCATTTACAAATGTTTTAACAGATAGCACATTTACACCACAGGCAGGTTGGAACACCCATCATTTTTCAACACCCTTCTATTGGGATGGCGTATCTAACATTATTTTAAATCTTTGCACTTATAACCCGTTTTACCAATGCAATACTATTCATTCCCAAAGTGCCACAACCTATAATTCGGCTACAATTGCATTGAATTACCCAAATTCCGCGTGCGGCTTCAGCGGAGGAAGTAACGCCCAGCAACGCCCCAATATACGCTTTAACTCCTCTATTGTTGGAACTGGCATCATTCAAAATGGTTATTATGACTATCCATCGGCTTACAGCAACTGGTACGAAGGTGCTCGCCAACAATACTTGTATACAGCAAGTGAATTGGTATCAGCTGGCCTTTCAGCTGGAAACATCGATTCTATGGCATTTGATGTAATCGCAACATGTCCAACAAATTTCCAGTTGTTTGACATTAGTCTAGCAAATACCGGAATTAATTCATTACCATCGAACTTTATTACTGCCAATGGGAATTTCAATCATACCAATTTTAAAATCAGCTCCAATGGCGAAACCATCAAACTATACAACCCTTCGAACATACAGATAAGTTCACTTAATGTAAATTGCGGGCCCGGTTACGATGTCAGTGCCGGAAGCTTTCCTGATGCAACAGTTACAATTAAGAAATTTAGTGAGCCAACTCCCGGAGCCTCAAACAACGGATCAATACCTGCCGTCAACTATGCCATGGCACCTGTTTTATCAGTAAGCAGTGGGATTTATACAAGTGCTTTTTCAGTAAACATTTCAGACCCCAACACCCCTGCTGCTTCTATATACTACACACTCAATGGGTGCGACCCCGACACTAACTCTATTTTATGGAACGGCATTCCAATATCAGTTTCTCAAACAACTATACTTAGGGCAAGATCCTTTCTAAATGGATATATTCCAAGCACAATTACATCTGCCAGTTATTTATTCAATTTAAATCATACAACGCCAATCATATCAGTAATAAGCGATTCGCTTAACTTATTTGGACCAACAGGTATGTTCGACAATCCAACGCTGGACTTACTGAAAGCCTCTTCCATTGACTACTTTGATTCTACAGCCAATCACAACCTGCTTTTTTCAAGGAGAGCAGGTATCATTATGGATGGTGGCTGGGGATCAAGAGGCAATCCGCAACGACCATTCAGAATCAAACTTGACGATGGCGTTTTAGGTCAGGGACCAGCTATAGGAACTTTTCTCTCTGACCGTCCTAATCGCAACCAATACAGTGATTTTTACCTTTTCAATGGTGGCGGAAATTATATGGTCTTACCCTTTAAAGATGCCGTCCAAGTAAAAATGATGGGAGAGGGTACAAATTCCTATTATGCTGCCAGCAGGCCAGTAAGTGTTTACATAAATGGAGAATATTGGGGATTATATGACATGAAAGAGAAATTCAATACAGAAATGTTTGAGATATACGATGGAGCTATCGAGAATACCATCGATATATTAGGTTCAAGCGCTAATTACGGCTTTCAGTTAAGAGCCATTGAGGGAAATGTTGAACCTTTTTTTGAAGCCAACGATTCGATTTCTCAAATAAATCCTTTGGATAGCAATTTCTGGACACAAGCTGATCAGTATGTGGATATGATCTATTATAATGATTACATCATTGCTGAACTATGGATGAATAACGTTGATTGGGGGGCAAACTATAACAACATAAAAATTTATCGCTCCAACGCTACAAATTATAGGTGGCGTTATTGTTTGTTTGATCTTGAATATGGCCTGCTACCCAATCATGGATGGCTCAATGGTGCAAATAACTATAACTGCACTACTGACCTACTTGGAGGGATAATCAATCATCAAACTGTAGACCCGGGAAATCCCCATTTCAATGTCTTTTGGAGAGGACTTCAAAACGATCGCTTCCGCAATTACTTCATAAATCGCTTTGCCGATCAAATGAATACAGTGTATTTGCCATCTCGACTTTTGGCAATTGAAAATTCAATGTATAACCAGACACTACCCGAGATGCCTGCTCATTTTGCTCGTTGGGGTGATCCTAATAATGTCTCTGCTCATATGAATGGCTATTTGCAATATCATCAGTTGTTTTCTGATGAGTTGGCTTGTCGACCTGACAATATGAGAAATCAGATACAAAGTAATTTCAACCTACCCCAACAGGTACAAGTTGAATTAGATGTATTTCCTTCCAATGGAGGGAAAATAAATATCAGCACCATTTCACCTGACAGCTATCCCTGGAATGGAATTTATTTTGATGGTGTACCAATTCAAATTGAAGCTCTTGCAATGCCTGGTTATCAATTTTCGCATTGGGAATCTAATGGTCTAATTACTGATACATTAAATGCTGTTTTTCTTGACACTTTGACAATAGCTGCTATCAACTTCAAAGCTCATTTTGTTTCAACACTTGGAATTGATGAATTAAAGCCCTCGGTATTTCATATTTATCCAAACCCAACCTCTGAACATCTTACAATTAAACTAAAAGAAAATATTGGAAAGATAAATCAATTCAGTGTTTATGATGTTCTGGGTAAAGAATACCATCTAGACAACAAACAAAATGGCACCACTGAGTATTGGATAAATGTTTCGTCACTTGGCCCAGGATTCTATCTAATAAAATGTCAAACCGATGATGGCAAATTATACCATGGAGTATTTATTAAACAATGA
- a CDS encoding DUF86 domain-containing protein → MSKRDSKLLLSDILDAVIKIKRYTFGLTYDTFIFDSKTLDAVIRNFEIIGEAANRLPDEFKEKYESVDWFRIIGFRNRIVHDYMGVDYKIVWTIIEKDIDKLAEEIGSISKSL, encoded by the coding sequence ATGTCTAAGCGTGACTCCAAACTCCTCCTTTCTGATATCCTAGACGCAGTTATTAAAATTAAGAGATATACATTCGGTCTTACCTACGACACATTCATCTTTGACTCCAAAACGTTAGACGCTGTCATTCGCAATTTTGAAATTATTGGAGAAGCGGCAAATAGACTTCCTGATGAGTTTAAGGAGAAATACGAGTCAGTTGACTGGTTCAGAATTATTGGTTTTAGAAATCGCATTGTTCATGACTATATGGGTGTTGACTACAAAATTGTTTGGACAATTATTGAGAAGGACATTGATAAATTAGCGGAGGAGATTGGCAGTATTTCCAAAAGCCTGTAG
- a CDS encoding WG repeat-containing protein: protein MSVIIYLLLFLQFLLTIFTLINVAKNKNRNLAILCSFCFLFPAFAFVVAFLLHIELLHQNHYLSISLLGCLLLLISSILLSFSKKIKPTIKILSTITGLGALALGFILVMINREFRSEILFKERIYENFYLTFFIHNDGQLCSTKITIENATYIKRNINQGGIYGWEIPDKIKFISFKDSILKFSIAINNEENIAIVDTRFDYISNQFNGVRVVRRDRAHGVIDSTGKILIPFGRYDYLGHNYNGLLYAQKNNKVGYVDRNGNILIPFKFDGGGNFLSDSATVRLNDKSYWINKKGEILSLHK from the coding sequence ATGTCAGTAATTATATACCTCCTTCTCTTTCTTCAATTCCTCCTGACGATATTTACACTTATTAATGTTGCAAAAAATAAAAACAGGAACCTTGCAATACTATGCTCCTTCTGCTTTTTATTTCCTGCCTTTGCCTTCGTTGTGGCTTTTCTCCTTCACATTGAACTGTTGCATCAAAATCATTATTTATCAATATCTCTGCTTGGTTGCTTACTACTACTGATAAGTTCTATTTTACTTTCATTTTCCAAAAAAATAAAACCTACGATAAAAATCCTTTCAACTATTACAGGTTTGGGTGCACTTGCATTGGGATTTATTTTAGTAATGATCAATAGAGAATTTAGAAGCGAAATCCTATTTAAGGAGAGAATCTATGAAAACTTCTACCTTACTTTTTTTATTCATAATGATGGTCAGTTATGTTCAACAAAAATAACTATAGAAAATGCAACTTATATCAAAAGAAACATAAATCAGGGAGGAATATATGGCTGGGAGATTCCTGATAAAATAAAGTTTATTTCATTTAAAGATTCCATTTTGAAATTTTCTATCGCAATAAATAATGAAGAAAACATCGCTATTGTTGACACCCGTTTTGATTATATAAGTAATCAATTTAACGGAGTTCGAGTTGTTAGGCGAGACAGAGCACACGGTGTAATTGATTCAACAGGTAAAATTCTCATTCCATTTGGTAGATATGATTATCTTGGCCATAACTATAATGGCCTTTTGTATGCGCAGAAAAACAATAAGGTTGGTTATGTTGACAGAAATGGAAACATATTAATTCCTTTTAAGTTTGATGGAGGAGGAAATTTTTTATCTGATTCGGCTACAGTTCGTTTGAACGACAAATCCTATTGGATAAACAAGAAAGGAGAAATACTCTCCTTACACAAATGA
- a CDS encoding nucleotidyltransferase family protein, with amino-acid sequence MRSLTEIKETLKSNKLRLTEKYGLSLLAIFGSYGRGQQTETSDIDILVDFQKPIGVEFIDLANELEKLLKTRVDLVSKNGVRPQYLKQIEPDLNYV; translated from the coding sequence ATGAGAAGTTTGACAGAAATTAAGGAAACATTAAAAAGCAACAAGCTGAGACTGACCGAAAAGTATGGCCTAAGCTTATTAGCTATTTTTGGTTCTTATGGACGAGGACAGCAAACTGAAACCAGCGATATTGACATTTTAGTTGACTTTCAAAAACCAATAGGTGTTGAATTTATTGACTTAGCTAACGAACTAGAAAAACTCCTTAAAACTAGAGTTGACCTTGTCTCAAAAAATGGCGTTAGACCCCAGTATTTAAAACAAATCGAACCAGACTTGAACTATGTCTAA
- a CDS encoding winged helix-turn-helix transcriptional regulator: MEKSAFDLAHQNSSIESKIVASLERVSQAFRVLLWNESKEFSLSPIQVQVLIFLLHHSDEKRKVSYLADEFNMTKATISDTIKTLEQKQLIKKEYEQHDTRSYVINLTKKGKNIAEQTSLFAKQIQVPIGKLHSTDQENLLLSLLDIINHLNKAGIITIQRMCFTCHFYKANKNGQEHFCGLLNTKLADTELRIDCAEHKLKQTV; this comes from the coding sequence ATGGAAAAATCAGCGTTTGATTTAGCACATCAGAATTCAAGTATTGAAAGCAAAATTGTTGCTTCTTTGGAAAGAGTGTCACAAGCTTTTAGGGTTTTACTTTGGAATGAAAGCAAAGAATTTTCATTAAGTCCAATTCAAGTTCAAGTGCTTATCTTCTTGTTGCATCACTCTGACGAAAAAAGAAAAGTAAGTTATTTGGCTGACGAGTTTAATATGACAAAGGCAACCATCAGCGACACTATTAAAACGCTTGAACAAAAACAGCTTATCAAAAAAGAATACGAGCAACACGACACAAGAAGCTATGTTATTAACCTAACTAAAAAAGGAAAAAACATTGCCGAACAGACATCTTTATTTGCAAAACAAATACAAGTTCCTATTGGCAAACTACATTCAACCGACCAAGAGAATTTACTATTAAGTTTGTTGGACATTATTAATCATTTGAACAAAGCGGGAATTATAACCATACAAAGAATGTGTTTTACTTGCCATTTTTACAAAGCAAACAAAAACGGACAAGAACATTTTTGCGGCCTCTTAAATACAAAACTTGCTGACACAGAATTACGAATTGACTGTGCAGAACACAAGCTGAAACAAACAGTATGA
- a CDS encoding DUF2281 domain-containing protein: MTNTSLKIEINSLPKSLRDEVADFVAFLKNKSKAKSSVKQREFGFAKGKIQLSKDFDEPLDLFKDYV; encoded by the coding sequence ATGACAAACACATCCTTAAAAATAGAAATCAACTCACTTCCAAAGTCGCTTCGGGACGAAGTGGCTGATTTTGTTGCGTTTCTCAAAAACAAGAGTAAAGCAAAATCATCAGTCAAACAGCGAGAATTTGGTTTTGCAAAAGGAAAAATTCAGCTTTCTAAAGACTTTGATGAGCCATTAGACTTGTTTAAAGATTACGTATAA
- a CDS encoding type II toxin-antitoxin system VapC family toxin: MKKYLIDTNTCIYFIKGKFDLKKKFEKVNPDNCFISEITLAELKFGVENSDRKEKNQTTLDNFLSGVKIVPIFHSLDLYAKEKARLRKAGTPIDDFDILIGVTSITHNLVMVTNNTNEFKRIKGINLEDWTK, from the coding sequence TTGAAAAAATATCTTATTGACACCAATACTTGTATTTATTTTATCAAAGGAAAATTCGATCTCAAGAAAAAATTTGAGAAAGTTAATCCTGACAACTGTTTCATATCTGAAATAACTCTGGCTGAACTTAAGTTTGGAGTTGAAAACAGTGACAGAAAAGAGAAAAACCAGACAACACTTGACAACTTCCTATCAGGAGTGAAGATTGTTCCCATTTTTCACTCACTCGACTTATACGCTAAGGAAAAAGCTCGTTTAAGAAAAGCTGGAACTCCCATTGACGACTTTGACATTTTAATTGGTGTAACTTCAATAACGCACAACTTAGTTATGGTTACAAACAATACTAATGAGTTTAAGCGAATCAAAGGAATCAATCTGGAAGATTGGACTAAATAG
- a CDS encoding AAA family ATPase, protein MIKSIQIKNFKSVVDLSLDLGSFNVLIGENGCGKSNILEAIAFGSAASADKLDFEFLGSRGVRVTNPEFMYSAFKNITNRKIDLIFKTDDTLFNNINYSLTNQNNNQKKWTNELKEIIDKSTGDKLATILFEKNNVERKRELKKFLGNEKHIEMYESLAEKIKKISKEEGKENESMAIFKFIFNRFLNDRYTNQKISDYIIYSPEQTSLRKFEETTQIYPLGIKGEGLFQFLKELALNKKTQNTLLAIKRNLNLLDWYEDFELPDNLMQNEYALRIKDKYLFEKLQYFDQRSTNEGFLFLLFYSTLFISKTTPTFFAIDNLDSSFNPKLCIQITRNLAALAKKHKKQVIVTTHNPAILDGLNLKDDSQRLFVVRRNDEGHTRAKRIEYKPERKMKLSELWTNGFIGGLPENF, encoded by the coding sequence ATGATAAAATCAATTCAAATAAAGAATTTCAAATCCGTAGTAGATCTTTCTCTTGACTTAGGTAGTTTCAATGTTCTTATCGGAGAAAATGGATGTGGAAAATCTAATATTCTAGAAGCAATTGCTTTTGGGAGTGCTGCAAGTGCTGATAAACTCGATTTTGAATTTTTAGGAAGTCGAGGTGTTAGAGTTACTAACCCTGAATTTATGTATTCCGCTTTCAAAAATATAACAAATAGAAAAATTGATCTAATATTTAAAACAGATGACACACTTTTTAACAATATTAATTATTCTCTCACTAACCAGAATAATAATCAAAAAAAGTGGACAAATGAATTAAAAGAAATAATAGATAAATCTACCGGGGACAAACTTGCAACTATTCTCTTCGAAAAAAATAATGTGGAAAGGAAAAGGGAATTAAAGAAATTTTTGGGAAATGAAAAGCATATTGAGATGTATGAATCATTGGCCGAAAAAATAAAAAAAATTTCAAAGGAAGAGGGAAAAGAAAATGAAAGTATGGCTATTTTTAAATTCATTTTCAACCGTTTTTTAAATGACCGGTACACTAATCAAAAAATCTCAGATTATATTATCTATTCTCCAGAACAAACTAGTTTAAGAAAATTTGAGGAAACAACTCAAATCTACCCACTTGGAATAAAAGGAGAAGGACTTTTTCAGTTCTTGAAGGAATTGGCATTAAATAAAAAAACTCAAAATACACTTTTAGCAATAAAGCGTAACCTTAATTTGCTTGACTGGTATGAAGATTTTGAATTGCCGGACAATCTGATGCAAAATGAATATGCATTGAGAATTAAGGACAAATATCTTTTTGAAAAACTTCAATATTTTGACCAACGAAGTACCAATGAAGGATTTTTATTTTTGCTATTTTATTCAACTTTATTTATTTCAAAGACGACTCCAACTTTCTTCGCAATAGACAATCTTGACTCATCTTTCAATCCAAAATTATGTATCCAAATAACTAGAAACCTCGCAGCGTTAGCTAAGAAACATAAAAAGCAGGTGATAGTTACAACTCATAACCCTGCGATACTCGATGGTTTGAATTTAAAAGATGACAGCCAGCGCTTGTTTGTAGTGAGAAGGAATGATGAGGGGCACACAAGAGCAAAACGTATCGAATACAAGCCAGAAAGAAAAATGAAACTATCTGAATTATGGACAAATGGCTTTATTGGTGGCTTACCAGAAAATTTTTGA
- a CDS encoding DUF2024 family protein, which translates to MKVAVWDTYVTKKDGSIMHFDILAPEEIKDTVVIYDYGKAYLKTIGQEGQPLTSKECRFCHVETLRPNWESDIKKQGYFIIEMENCK; encoded by the coding sequence ATGAAAGTAGCAGTTTGGGACACCTATGTAACTAAAAAAGACGGATCAATAATGCACTTTGACATTCTTGCACCTGAAGAGATTAAAGATACAGTTGTAATTTATGATTATGGCAAAGCGTATCTAAAAACAATAGGACAAGAAGGCCAACCTTTGACATCAAAAGAATGCAGGTTTTGTCACGTTGAGACTTTAAGACCTAATTGGGAATCCGACATTAAGAAACAAGGTTATTTTATAATCGAAATGGAAAATTGCAAGTAA
- a CDS encoding DUF5615 family PIN-like protein: MKLLFDQNISFRAVRQISRQFPLSKQVRELQLENVTDRQIWNYAKESQYSIVTFDADFYDLVTLYGHPPKVIWLRIGNTSNENLVKSFETHFEIIKAFITDPSYKDIGCLEIDV, translated from the coding sequence GTGAAACTTCTTTTTGACCAAAATATCTCATTTCGTGCTGTTAGACAAATCAGCAGACAATTTCCGCTTTCCAAACAAGTCCGTGAATTGCAACTTGAAAATGTAACCGACAGACAAATTTGGAATTATGCTAAGGAATCACAATACTCAATCGTAACATTTGACGCTGACTTTTATGACCTTGTTACTTTATATGGACATCCTCCGAAAGTCATCTGGTTAAGAATTGGGAATACATCAAATGAAAATCTTGTTAAATCTTTTGAAACACATTTTGAAATTATAAAAGCCTTTATTACAGACCCAAGTTACAAAGACATCGGCTGCTTGGAAATTGACGTTTAG
- a CDS encoding T9SS type A sorting domain-containing protein encodes MIKGAFFFLLLPLLSCFAQTPVFNWGSSAGGSDDDIIYDIAIPDSLIFQCTIGCPLTLVGTTKSDDGNLTNCNSLIAGNNQALVLKFTTFGTLSDCFSYGGSGNDQFNKAKYQKTGNGFHKVYLGRTSSNDGDVSGNHGIGDAWLVRTKDDTIINQVCIGGQGDESGLDFIEMPDHGFIICGYTNSIIISGMPMTQHGQYDAWIARVDSLGSVIWTRRYGGNLGDRFTSITRTTDGNFVCVGYSNSTDSAFSVNHGANDYWIIKIDTSGNLLWQKIYGGSGSDITYKVSGINNNILVSGYSSSFNGDVIGNHSLPGNEDVWILKLDSSGNIIWKKCFGGAGFEINYTFLNIKGNNTIVTASGNSLDGDLTGITGYRGTWVFKIDSMGNIIWSKQFGSNNAEGSQTSIVTYDSRTFYFISHPGSVGGNVTVFYGGFNDIWIASVTDTSSSVGISEQSFENELIDISPNPTSGIVNITKKFSSESNAELYNYQGGLLKRFDSPKSKEFFFDMSSYNSGIYFLKIKSNNKVVTKKIIKTE; translated from the coding sequence GTGATAAAAGGAGCATTTTTTTTCTTACTACTTCCTCTCTTGAGTTGCTTTGCACAAACTCCGGTTTTTAATTGGGGTTCGTCTGCGGGTGGTAGTGATGATGATATAATATACGACATTGCTATTCCTGACTCTTTGATTTTTCAATGTACAATTGGTTGTCCACTAACATTGGTTGGCACCACAAAATCAGACGATGGTAACCTTACCAACTGCAACAGCCTGATAGCCGGTAACAATCAAGCGTTGGTCTTAAAGTTCACGACTTTTGGAACTTTAAGTGATTGCTTCTCTTATGGTGGCAGTGGCAATGACCAGTTTAATAAAGCCAAGTATCAGAAAACCGGCAATGGGTTTCATAAAGTTTATTTAGGTAGAACATCCTCGAACGATGGTGATGTTAGTGGAAACCACGGAATTGGAGATGCGTGGTTAGTACGGACGAAAGATGACACCATTATAAATCAGGTATGCATTGGCGGACAGGGCGATGAATCAGGACTAGATTTTATTGAAATGCCCGACCACGGCTTTATAATTTGCGGTTATACCAATTCAATTATCATAAGTGGTATGCCGATGACTCAACATGGACAGTATGATGCATGGATAGCTCGAGTAGACTCATTAGGGAGTGTAATTTGGACTAGGCGGTATGGGGGTAACCTTGGAGACAGGTTTACATCTATAACCAGAACCACAGATGGTAATTTTGTTTGTGTTGGGTATTCAAATTCAACAGACAGTGCATTTTCTGTTAATCATGGAGCAAACGATTACTGGATAATTAAAATTGATACGAGTGGCAATTTGTTATGGCAAAAAATTTATGGAGGTTCAGGCTCAGATATTACTTATAAAGTAAGTGGTATAAATAACAATATATTGGTTTCTGGCTACTCATCTTCATTTAATGGTGATGTAATAGGTAATCATAGTCTGCCTGGTAATGAGGATGTATGGATTCTAAAGTTGGATTCTTCCGGGAATATAATTTGGAAAAAATGTTTTGGAGGTGCAGGTTTCGAGATTAATTATACTTTTCTAAATATTAAGGGTAATAATACGATAGTAACGGCTTCAGGAAATAGCTTAGATGGCGATTTAACTGGAATTACTGGTTATAGAGGGACATGGGTTTTTAAAATTGATTCGATGGGCAATATCATTTGGTCAAAGCAATTTGGAAGCAATAATGCTGAGGGCAGTCAGACAAGTATTGTTACCTATGATTCGAGAACATTTTATTTTATTAGTCATCCAGGTTCAGTTGGTGGAAATGTTACTGTCTTTTATGGCGGTTTTAATGATATTTGGATCGCTTCCGTAACAGATACAAGTTCTTCTGTCGGAATTAGTGAACAAAGTTTTGAAAATGAATTAATTGATATTTCACCAAACCCTACTTCAGGAATAGTTAACATAACAAAAAAGTTCTCTTCTGAATCTAATGCAGAGTTATATAATTACCAAGGAGGTTTGTTAAAAAGATTTGATTCTCCCAAATCAAAAGAGTTTTTTTTCGACATGTCAAGCTATAATTCAGGAATCTATTTTCTTAAAATTAAATCGAATAATAAGGTCGTCACAAAAAAAATAATTAAAACTGAATAA